A single region of the Plantactinospora soyae genome encodes:
- a CDS encoding winged helix-turn-helix transcriptional regulator has translation MSQPNTQESCQAEHTSACTVREVLDRVGGKWSIGIIIAASDGPVRFTELERSIEGISRRMLTLTLRHLERDGLLTRTVFPTVPPRVEYVATEMARELYESLVSLTGWAQRHREAIAAARDAYDRERGLAG, from the coding sequence ATGTCCCAGCCGAACACGCAGGAGTCCTGCCAGGCCGAGCACACCAGCGCCTGTACGGTTCGTGAGGTTCTCGACCGGGTGGGCGGTAAGTGGAGTATCGGGATCATCATCGCCGCCAGCGACGGTCCGGTCCGGTTCACCGAACTGGAGCGGTCCATCGAGGGAATCAGCCGACGGATGCTCACCCTTACCCTCCGTCACCTCGAACGGGACGGCCTGCTGACCCGTACCGTCTTTCCCACCGTGCCGCCGAGGGTCGAGTACGTCGCCACCGAGATGGCCCGGGAACTCTACGAGTCCCTGGTCAGCCTCACCGGCTGGGCGCAACGCCATCGCGAGGCGATCGCCGCCGCCCGGGACGCGTACGACCGCGAGCGCGGCCTTGCCGGCTGA
- a CDS encoding DUF2726 domain-containing protein produces MAKTGNDGSTSARSIRLPDQHGATGRGAADHGAAPVGGIIERAGRVARPNQRLGQVVPRRPEGITGNQWNSASRSAFDFLVSDPAGRAPSYAVEFVDPGDQTVQARRGDRMKHAVCEAVGLELFRIESSTLRPGTHGRRIVEYVIDARAFLEATGDPAEFAELSPGGPMSYRDIVGRLPDGRDGHVNDLGAMARAAAVDAYVNRELVDPILRSLQLEWKNGPAEGWAWLQVRSGAYLFERVRIWQHRFTCGIEPARLAEDLATLAVGERLRQRDGAEAPLVDRERLTGELDVLRQRRDELENPYAFDHVSFD; encoded by the coding sequence ATGGCAAAGACCGGTAACGACGGGAGTACGTCGGCGCGATCCATCCGACTTCCCGATCAGCACGGCGCGACGGGCCGTGGCGCGGCGGATCACGGGGCTGCGCCGGTCGGCGGGATCATCGAGCGGGCCGGTCGGGTCGCCCGGCCGAACCAGCGGCTCGGCCAGGTCGTGCCGCGTCGTCCCGAGGGAATCACCGGCAACCAGTGGAACTCGGCCAGCCGAAGCGCCTTCGACTTCCTGGTGTCGGACCCTGCCGGCCGCGCGCCGTCGTACGCCGTCGAGTTCGTCGACCCCGGCGACCAGACGGTGCAGGCACGGCGGGGCGACCGGATGAAGCACGCCGTCTGCGAGGCGGTCGGGCTGGAGCTGTTCCGGATCGAGTCCTCGACGCTGCGTCCCGGCACACACGGCCGGCGGATCGTCGAGTACGTCATCGACGCGCGGGCCTTCCTGGAGGCGACCGGCGATCCGGCCGAGTTCGCCGAGCTGTCGCCGGGCGGACCGATGAGTTACCGGGACATCGTCGGGCGGCTGCCGGACGGGCGCGACGGCCACGTCAACGATCTCGGCGCGATGGCCCGGGCGGCGGCGGTGGACGCGTACGTGAACCGGGAACTGGTCGACCCGATCCTGCGCAGCCTGCAACTGGAGTGGAAGAACGGCCCGGCCGAGGGCTGGGCGTGGCTCCAGGTGCGGTCCGGGGCGTACCTCTTCGAGCGGGTCCGGATCTGGCAGCACCGGTTCACCTGCGGCATCGAGCCGGCTCGGCTGGCCGAGGATCTCGCAACCCTGGCGGTGGGGGAGCGCCTGCGACAGCGGGACGGTGCCGAGGCGCCGCTCGTCGACCGGGAGCGGCTGACCGGCGAACTCGACGTACTCCGGCAACGCCGGGACGAGCTGGAGAATCCGTACGCCTTCGACCACGTCTCGTTCGACTGA
- a CDS encoding SigB/SigF/SigG family RNA polymerase sigma factor, translating to MNTEQLLRQRADLPARHPGRTRLRTRAIEENLPMANRLARRYAGRGELLDDLRQVAALALIKAVDGYDPGRQSPFAAYAVPTILGALKRHFRDTAWGMRVPRSAQELTREVGTATGELSQRWGRAPTPEELADHLHVTIDALQAVIGAGQVYHLASLNTPSSARGGVDRIDLLGGVDPHYSHVDDRLTVRLLLAALPLRERRILTLRYYGHLTQIQIAAEVGVSQMHVSRLLKQALTRLKVAPGRVTNNAAPNRPA from the coding sequence ATGAACACCGAACAACTGTTACGCCAACGCGCCGACCTGCCCGCCCGGCATCCCGGCCGCACCAGACTGCGCACCCGGGCCATCGAGGAGAACCTGCCGATGGCCAACCGACTGGCCCGCCGCTACGCCGGACGCGGTGAACTCCTCGACGACCTGCGCCAGGTCGCCGCGCTCGCCCTGATCAAGGCCGTCGACGGCTACGATCCGGGCCGGCAGAGCCCCTTCGCCGCCTACGCCGTCCCGACCATTCTCGGCGCCCTCAAGCGGCACTTCCGGGACACCGCCTGGGGCATGCGGGTGCCGCGCTCGGCCCAGGAGCTGACCCGCGAGGTCGGCACCGCCACCGGCGAACTCAGCCAGCGGTGGGGCCGTGCCCCGACCCCCGAAGAGCTCGCCGATCACCTGCACGTCACCATCGATGCCCTACAGGCCGTCATCGGCGCGGGGCAGGTCTACCACCTGGCGTCCCTGAACACGCCGTCCTCCGCGAGAGGCGGCGTCGACCGCATCGACCTGCTCGGCGGCGTCGACCCGCACTACTCCCACGTGGACGACCGTCTGACCGTACGACTACTCCTGGCCGCGCTGCCCCTACGTGAACGCCGCATCCTCACCCTGCGGTACTACGGCCACCTGACGCAGATCCAGATCGCCGCCGAGGTGGGCGTGTCCCAGATGCACGTATCCCGACTGCTGAAACAGGCGCTCACCCGACTGAAGGTCGCTCCGGGGCGGGTGACGAACAATGCCGCACCGAATAGGCCGGCATAA
- a CDS encoding BON domain-containing protein codes for MTQTIRRSDKDLQTNVTDELLFDSSVDAAHLVVLANAGVVTLSGDVGSLPERHTAKRAAMRVAGVQAVTIDIVVRDPDAAGTRDGDIADAANQMLSWAVDVPSETITADVRDHIVTLSGTATRQYQREAAARAVMYLKGVTAVTNAIVLSPATPASDLKTAIDAAILRNAQLDSAQIRTEVNGAEVTLRGSVRSWAERRQSENVAWSGLGVTGVQNHLTVTA; via the coding sequence ATGACACAGACGATCCGGAGAAGCGACAAGGACCTGCAGACCAACGTCACCGACGAACTGCTCTTCGATTCCAGCGTCGACGCCGCACATCTCGTGGTGCTGGCAAACGCTGGCGTGGTGACGCTCTCCGGCGACGTCGGCAGCCTGCCCGAGCGGCACACGGCGAAACGGGCAGCCATGCGGGTGGCCGGCGTCCAGGCCGTCACGATCGACATCGTGGTGCGCGACCCGGACGCGGCCGGCACCAGGGACGGTGACATCGCCGACGCGGCGAACCAGATGCTCAGCTGGGCGGTCGACGTACCGTCCGAGACGATCACGGCCGACGTCCGCGATCACATCGTCACCCTGTCCGGTACCGCCACCCGTCAGTACCAACGGGAGGCCGCCGCGCGCGCCGTCATGTACCTCAAGGGTGTCACCGCGGTCACCAACGCCATCGTCCTGTCCCCGGCCACGCCGGCGTCCGACCTGAAGACCGCGATCGACGCGGCCATCCTGCGCAACGCGCAACTCGACTCCGCCCAGATCAGGACCGAGGTCAACGGCGCGGAGGTGACGCTGCGCGGGTCCGTCCGATCGTGGGCCGAGCGCCGTCAGTCCGAGAACGTGGCGTGGTCGGGCCTCGGAGTGACCGGCGTGCAGAACCACCTCACCGTCACCGCCTGA
- a CDS encoding GAF domain-containing protein, protein MATDGTASLEDHLVAIASITVSLAEQVSYASVTAPRAGSLTTVATSSDVALAVDLAQYADAAGPCLDALTSGKAVNVPDIAATATWPGYRDMARRLGIPASLSIPLFADGTVAIAALNLYGRSPDPMASFTSGVRIAYDVDPTRAGQPAAADAGREQLITGLVAALQVRDLIRQALGVVLGCQHQPARTSYLVLRKRASAADVSSPSW, encoded by the coding sequence GTGGCCACCGATGGCACCGCTTCCCTTGAGGACCATCTCGTCGCCATCGCTTCGATCACCGTGAGCCTTGCCGAGCAGGTCAGCTACGCGTCGGTGACCGCACCGCGCGCTGGCTCGTTGACGACCGTGGCGACCAGCAGCGACGTCGCACTGGCCGTCGACCTGGCCCAGTACGCCGATGCCGCCGGCCCCTGCCTCGACGCCCTCACCTCGGGCAAGGCGGTGAACGTCCCGGACATCGCGGCAACCGCGACGTGGCCGGGATACCGCGACATGGCCCGACGCCTCGGCATACCCGCGTCACTGTCGATCCCGCTGTTCGCCGATGGCACCGTGGCGATCGCCGCCCTCAACCTCTACGGCCGCAGTCCCGACCCGATGGCATCTTTCACCAGTGGCGTACGGATCGCCTACGACGTCGACCCGACCCGGGCCGGACAGCCCGCCGCCGCGGATGCCGGCAGGGAACAACTCATCACCGGGCTCGTCGCGGCGCTCCAGGTTCGCGACCTCATCCGACAAGCTCTCGGCGTCGTCCTGGGGTGCCAGCACCAGCCGGCCAGAACCTCCTACCTGGTTCTCCGCAAACGGGCATCCGCGGCAGACGTGTCCTCGCCGTCATGGTGA
- a CDS encoding discoidin domain-containing protein yields MRFAPGRKRRFRAAGLVVVLAATGALAAPGTPAMAAQTIGFPTFSGPAVPAPPVGYDTGNTMQAIYNAESGGTDFWMDRLLGRPGNDPAGTWLMSRGRGMFMYTHNPSVIGFGGNAAYWDNISGQNAYAVAVTPGTFTEQVSSRWQSPSHWRGVYTSGSVRVEVSKFITGQNVAVTNLNVVNTGSGSATVQLRATSPYATTGSGSELTGTRAVKNGLTTLYPRLSGDGFTVSSGGLNRSVTLAAGASLRTKVQLGFVANEIPESLAEYNAYQGYTPATAFATHVRAYNRWWAENIPYIDVPDAAIKKNVYYRWWLMRFNYLDVDIPGQDFQFPTSVEGALGYNNAIVLTQPMHIDDLKYLRNPIYSYGPWTSIGQVSRNGRFMDNPGDPENWSNSYTQYVAEAAWRSYQIHGGQPAIAANLARYAEQDVKGQLATYDTNNNGVIEYDWGAMTGNDADAVSFHWRSGNLDRAEGAYVWSNAMAAVQAYTLLGNTAKANEMQTIANRIRDGIVNVLWNPSRQLLEHKHVSTNTHVPWKEINNYYPYSVGLMPNTDQYRQALRLYDDPAEYPIFPFFTANQRDKAAAAAAGQPGSNNFSTINSTVQFRLYSSVLRNYPNQWMTAENYKQLLYWNAWAQYIGGNTQWPDANEFWADWNGSSRTINYRSWIHHNILGSSNWTVVEDVAGLRPRNDNQIELSPININWSHFAVNNLKYRNMDLSVVWDDPADGVTRYSGVPQGYSVYLNGTRAFTVDRITRVLYNPATGAVTLPAGGTTSFSTAVAGLQLPQQVVQNSARMVDMFAKAGADLTSTTANLAQGATATASYTASGTSTGAAIDGFPINEPIWGGYGSPNAVDSYEVNFGQSRAVDEVRLWFRNDRATNRYRPPASYNVQYWNGTAWVDAAAQAKSPGTPQSNYNRVGFTPASTARLRVQFTHASGAAKTGLTEIKIYNRGGTNPDPDPDPDPEPEPGGNVAGAATPSASYTSTWESVAALNDGIDPPSSNDTVNPRWGTWPNTGAQWAELTWPAARTLTSAEVYFFDDNGGVRVPASWKLQYWTGSAYADVPGASGYPTALNQYNRVTFPSLGTSRLRVALTSGAGSVGLLEVKAYSP; encoded by the coding sequence CCGGACCGGCCGTTCCGGCGCCACCGGTCGGCTACGACACCGGCAACACCATGCAGGCGATCTACAACGCCGAGAGCGGCGGCACCGACTTCTGGATGGACCGGCTGCTGGGCCGGCCCGGCAACGACCCGGCCGGAACCTGGCTGATGAGCCGGGGCCGAGGCATGTTCATGTACACCCACAACCCGTCCGTGATCGGCTTCGGCGGCAACGCCGCGTACTGGGACAACATCAGCGGCCAGAACGCGTACGCGGTCGCGGTCACCCCCGGCACCTTCACCGAACAGGTGTCCAGCCGGTGGCAGTCGCCCAGCCACTGGCGCGGCGTCTACACCAGCGGCTCGGTCCGGGTCGAGGTGTCGAAGTTCATCACCGGACAGAACGTGGCGGTGACCAACCTCAACGTTGTGAACACCGGCTCCGGCTCGGCGACCGTGCAGTTGCGGGCCACCTCGCCGTACGCCACCACGGGCAGCGGCAGCGAGCTGACCGGTACCCGGGCGGTGAAGAACGGGCTGACCACGCTCTACCCCCGGCTGTCCGGAGACGGCTTCACGGTCAGCTCCGGCGGGCTGAACCGGTCGGTGACGCTCGCCGCCGGGGCGAGCCTGCGCACCAAGGTGCAGCTCGGGTTCGTGGCCAACGAGATCCCGGAATCGCTGGCCGAGTACAACGCCTACCAGGGCTACACCCCGGCGACCGCGTTCGCCACGCACGTCCGGGCGTACAACCGGTGGTGGGCGGAGAACATCCCGTACATCGACGTGCCGGACGCGGCGATCAAGAAGAACGTCTACTACCGCTGGTGGTTGATGCGCTTCAACTACCTGGACGTCGACATCCCCGGCCAGGACTTCCAGTTCCCGACCTCGGTCGAGGGGGCGCTCGGCTACAACAACGCGATCGTGCTGACCCAGCCGATGCACATCGACGACCTGAAGTACCTGCGGAACCCGATCTACTCGTACGGGCCGTGGACCTCGATCGGGCAGGTGTCGCGCAACGGGCGGTTCATGGACAACCCCGGGGACCCGGAGAACTGGTCGAACTCCTACACCCAGTACGTCGCCGAGGCGGCCTGGCGCAGCTACCAGATCCACGGCGGGCAACCGGCGATCGCGGCCAACCTGGCCCGGTACGCCGAGCAGGACGTCAAGGGCCAGCTCGCGACGTACGACACCAACAACAACGGCGTGATCGAGTACGACTGGGGCGCGATGACCGGCAACGACGCCGACGCGGTGTCGTTCCACTGGCGGTCCGGCAACCTCGACCGCGCCGAGGGGGCGTACGTCTGGAGCAACGCGATGGCGGCGGTGCAGGCGTACACGCTGCTCGGCAACACGGCCAAGGCGAACGAGATGCAGACGATCGCCAACCGGATCCGGGACGGCATCGTCAACGTGCTGTGGAACCCGTCCCGGCAACTGCTGGAGCACAAGCACGTCTCGACCAACACGCACGTGCCGTGGAAGGAGATCAACAACTACTACCCGTACTCGGTCGGGCTGATGCCGAACACCGACCAGTACCGGCAGGCGCTGCGGCTCTACGACGACCCGGCGGAGTATCCGATCTTCCCGTTCTTCACCGCGAACCAGCGGGACAAGGCGGCGGCTGCCGCCGCCGGCCAGCCGGGCAGCAACAACTTCTCCACGATCAACTCGACGGTGCAGTTCCGGCTCTACTCCTCGGTGCTGCGCAACTATCCGAACCAGTGGATGACGGCCGAGAACTACAAGCAGCTCCTCTACTGGAACGCCTGGGCGCAGTACATCGGTGGCAACACCCAGTGGCCGGACGCGAACGAGTTCTGGGCCGACTGGAACGGTTCCAGCCGGACCATCAACTACCGGTCCTGGATCCACCACAACATCCTGGGCAGCAGCAACTGGACCGTGGTCGAGGACGTCGCCGGGCTGCGCCCGCGCAACGACAACCAGATCGAACTCTCCCCGATCAACATCAACTGGTCGCACTTCGCGGTGAACAACCTGAAGTACCGCAACATGGACCTCAGCGTGGTCTGGGACGACCCGGCCGACGGGGTGACCCGGTATTCCGGGGTTCCGCAGGGCTACTCGGTCTACCTGAACGGCACCCGGGCGTTCACCGTGGACCGGATCACCCGGGTGCTCTACAACCCGGCGACCGGCGCGGTCACCCTGCCGGCCGGTGGCACGACCAGCTTCAGCACCGCCGTCGCCGGGCTGCAACTTCCGCAGCAGGTGGTGCAGAACAGCGCCCGGATGGTGGACATGTTCGCCAAGGCGGGCGCGGACCTGACGTCCACGACCGCGAACCTGGCCCAGGGGGCGACGGCGACCGCGTCGTACACCGCCTCCGGCACCTCGACCGGGGCGGCGATCGACGGCTTCCCGATCAACGAGCCGATCTGGGGCGGCTACGGCTCGCCGAACGCCGTCGACTCGTACGAGGTGAACTTCGGGCAGTCCCGGGCCGTCGACGAGGTACGACTGTGGTTCCGCAACGACCGGGCGACCAACCGGTACCGGCCACCGGCGTCGTACAACGTGCAGTACTGGAACGGTACGGCCTGGGTCGACGCGGCGGCCCAGGCGAAGTCCCCGGGCACCCCGCAGTCGAACTACAACCGGGTCGGATTCACCCCGGCCAGCACCGCCCGGCTCCGGGTGCAGTTCACCCACGCCTCCGGGGCGGCGAAGACCGGGCTGACCGAGATCAAGATCTACAACCGGGGCGGCACGAACCCCGACCCGGACCCCGATCCCGATCCCGAGCCGGAACCCGGCGGCAACGTGGCGGGGGCGGCGACGCCGTCCGCGTCGTACACCTCGACCTGGGAGAGCGTGGCCGCGCTCAACGACGGGATCGACCCGCCGAGCTCCAACGACACCGTCAACCCGCGCTGGGGCACCTGGCCGAACACCGGCGCCCAGTGGGCCGAGCTGACCTGGCCGGCGGCCCGGACCCTGACCTCGGCCGAGGTCTACTTCTTCGACGACAACGGGGGAGTACGGGTACCGGCGTCCTGGAAGCTCCAGTACTGGACCGGCAGCGCGTACGCGGACGTGCCCGGTGCCAGTGGCTATCCGACCGCGTTGAACCAGTACAACCGGGTCACCTTCCCCAGCCTCGGCACCTCCCGGCTGCGGGTGGCGCTGACCAGCGGAGCGGGTTCGGTCGGGCTGCTGGAGGTCAAGGCCTACAGCCCGTGA
- a CDS encoding monooxygenase: MHRRVRKLLIAAVPLAVVVSTTSCASGTEPGAAPSVSASASSHGGHGAPLDIPAAAPLRSGERFVNLTMPQPYRPVAPNGGTDEYRCFLVDPKLTEQGFLTGSQFLPQNTDIVHHAIFFRLDPTDAAPARQLDAETPEPGWTCFGDAGIGDAAWVAHWAPGANETLLAPGIGYSMPPGSQLVMQVHYNLLGGEGGAVGSDQSGIRLRMLAGTAKVDPLVTELLPAPVELPCAENERGELCARDAAVRDVGRRFGAESGAQAEQLDSYCNRGRGPVAGNTQHCDHEIREAGLIHALAGHMHLLGRSIKIELNPGTPKARTLLDIPTYNFDEQATRPLAAPVAVKPGDVYRVTCTHDVTLRQRVPQLRALPPRYVVWGEGTSDEMCLGLVILSQPS; encoded by the coding sequence GTGCATCGACGCGTACGCAAACTCCTCATCGCGGCCGTCCCGCTGGCGGTCGTCGTCTCGACCACGTCCTGCGCGAGCGGGACGGAGCCCGGAGCGGCACCGTCCGTCTCCGCCTCCGCCAGTTCACATGGCGGACACGGTGCCCCGCTCGACATACCGGCGGCGGCGCCACTGCGCAGCGGTGAACGGTTCGTCAACCTGACCATGCCGCAGCCGTACCGGCCGGTGGCGCCCAACGGCGGCACCGACGAGTACCGGTGCTTCCTGGTCGACCCGAAGCTGACCGAGCAGGGCTTCCTGACCGGCAGTCAGTTCCTGCCGCAGAACACGGACATCGTCCATCACGCGATCTTCTTCCGGCTCGACCCGACCGACGCGGCACCGGCCCGCCAGCTCGACGCGGAGACCCCGGAACCGGGCTGGACCTGCTTCGGGGACGCCGGCATCGGCGACGCGGCCTGGGTCGCGCACTGGGCGCCGGGGGCGAACGAGACCCTGCTCGCGCCCGGAATCGGCTATTCGATGCCACCCGGCAGTCAACTCGTGATGCAGGTGCACTACAACCTGCTCGGCGGCGAGGGCGGCGCGGTCGGCAGCGACCAGTCCGGCATCCGGCTGCGGATGCTCGCCGGCACCGCCAAAGTGGATCCGCTGGTCACCGAGCTACTGCCGGCGCCGGTCGAACTGCCGTGCGCGGAGAACGAGCGCGGTGAGTTGTGCGCGCGCGACGCCGCGGTACGGGACGTGGGGCGCCGGTTCGGTGCCGAGTCCGGCGCACAGGCCGAACAGCTCGACAGCTACTGCAACCGGGGCCGGGGCCCGGTCGCCGGCAACACCCAGCACTGCGACCACGAGATCCGCGAAGCAGGTCTGATCCACGCGCTCGCCGGGCACATGCACCTGCTCGGCCGCTCGATCAAGATCGAACTCAATCCCGGTACGCCGAAGGCGCGGACCCTGCTCGACATCCCGACGTACAACTTCGACGAGCAGGCCACCCGGCCGCTGGCGGCGCCGGTGGCGGTCAAACCCGGCGACGTCTACCGGGTAACCTGCACCCACGACGTCACGCTGCGCCAACGGGTGCCGCAGCTACGTGCCCTGCCACCCCGGTACGTCGTCTGGGGCGAGGGCACCAGCGACGAGATGTGCCTCGGGCTCGTCATCCTGTCCCAGCCGTCCTGA
- a CDS encoding YcnI family copper-binding membrane protein — protein sequence MTSAIAAATLGAAPAMADVTMTPGQAVQGDSAKLTFRVSEDRASAYTTKVELLMPESAPVAETYPMSVPDWAPRITMRKVDQTLGAIHHGQVTEVVGSIVWTRSGAPAAGSGGAELIISLGPMPQTDQMTFGVVQTYSDGHVTNWNQPPSAEVPRPEFPAPVLTLAPPATPPGQTGAEGTGANGAQAQDSAAPADDDSGFGPLAVGLAIGLLCGLAVAGWLYLRRPTVVAATAGSNPGTPDPGTDPDPTPARTSERGKGWRLRE from the coding sequence GTGACGTCAGCGATCGCGGCGGCGACCCTCGGTGCCGCGCCCGCGATGGCGGACGTGACGATGACACCGGGGCAGGCCGTACAGGGCGACTCGGCGAAGCTGACGTTCCGGGTGAGCGAGGACCGGGCATCGGCGTACACCACCAAGGTCGAACTGCTGATGCCGGAGTCGGCGCCGGTCGCGGAGACGTACCCGATGTCGGTTCCCGACTGGGCACCCCGGATAACCATGCGAAAGGTCGACCAGACGCTCGGCGCGATTCACCACGGTCAGGTGACCGAGGTGGTCGGCAGCATCGTCTGGACCCGGTCCGGCGCCCCGGCGGCCGGCAGCGGCGGAGCCGAACTGATCATCTCGCTGGGGCCGATGCCACAGACCGACCAGATGACCTTCGGCGTCGTGCAGACGTACTCCGACGGCCACGTGACGAACTGGAACCAGCCGCCGTCGGCCGAGGTCCCGCGACCGGAGTTCCCGGCCCCGGTGCTGACCCTGGCACCGCCGGCCACCCCGCCGGGTCAGACCGGCGCGGAGGGCACCGGAGCCAACGGAGCGCAGGCGCAGGACAGCGCCGCCCCGGCCGACGACGACAGCGGATTTGGTCCGTTGGCCGTCGGACTGGCCATCGGGCTGCTCTGCGGTTTGGCGGTCGCCGGCTGGCTGTACCTCCGCCGTCCGACGGTCGTCGCCGCGACCGCCGGGTCGAATCCGGGTACGCCAGACCCGGGTACGGACCCTGACCCGACGCCGGCACGGACTTCGGAACGGGGAAAGGGCTGGCGACTACGGGAGTGA
- a CDS encoding restriction endonuclease — MQRAHAQQVHAQQRASTTPYQQHQQMLWEAEHARRAAERAAEADERDRKRLYVEARSARVAAANANLQSQLDELDTLLQTTLDIDDHIDLERLKKRANHPQFQPGDLGMPLRAPDWRRFAPPEPKALGKMFGGETRYQQLLTEAEQAFEKAKAKYSAAEKAREQRLTQARRKYDLHCQQLDAQVAGHNTEIDEFGAALAAAEPNAVVKYFGLVLGNSVYPDDFPQRYRLAYVPDSRLIVVEYLLPTVDVVPTIQEYRYVKARDEVQVTARPADDIHRRYADLITQVALRTVHELFEADRTRLVETIVFNGIVDTTHPGTGQSVRPCLVTLRTSRDSFTAINLGKVLPAACLRHLRATMSSRPEDLVEVRPVLEFDVVDKRFVDEVDVLADLDQRANLLTMSRAEFEKVIRDLFGRLGLETRTTRAAPDGGVDFVAFDPRPIFGGKVVIQARRHRGPMDVSAVRDLFGTVLGEGATKGILVTTSGYGPESFEFASGKPLELIDGSNLLHLLAEHAEVRARIDTHES, encoded by the coding sequence ATGCAGCGGGCGCACGCGCAGCAGGTGCACGCGCAGCAACGGGCGTCGACCACCCCGTACCAGCAGCACCAACAGATGCTCTGGGAGGCCGAACACGCGCGACGGGCCGCCGAGCGCGCGGCCGAGGCGGACGAGCGCGATCGCAAGCGGCTCTACGTCGAGGCCCGGTCGGCACGGGTGGCTGCCGCAAACGCGAATCTCCAGTCCCAGCTGGACGAGCTCGACACCCTGTTGCAGACGACGCTGGACATCGACGACCACATCGACCTCGAACGGCTGAAGAAGCGGGCCAACCATCCGCAGTTCCAGCCGGGTGATCTCGGCATGCCGCTGCGGGCGCCGGACTGGCGCCGGTTCGCGCCGCCCGAGCCGAAGGCCCTGGGCAAGATGTTCGGCGGCGAGACCAGGTACCAGCAGTTGCTGACCGAGGCGGAACAGGCGTTCGAGAAGGCCAAGGCGAAGTACAGCGCCGCCGAGAAGGCCCGGGAGCAGCGGCTCACCCAGGCCAGGCGGAAGTACGACCTGCACTGCCAGCAGCTCGACGCGCAGGTGGCCGGCCACAACACCGAGATCGACGAGTTCGGCGCGGCACTGGCCGCCGCCGAGCCGAACGCCGTGGTCAAGTACTTCGGGCTGGTACTCGGCAACTCGGTCTACCCGGACGACTTCCCGCAGCGCTACCGGCTCGCGTACGTTCCGGACTCCCGGCTGATCGTCGTCGAGTACCTGCTGCCGACCGTCGACGTCGTTCCGACGATCCAGGAGTACCGGTACGTCAAGGCGCGGGACGAGGTGCAGGTGACGGCCCGGCCGGCCGACGACATCCACCGCCGGTACGCCGACCTGATAACCCAGGTGGCGCTGCGTACGGTGCACGAGCTGTTCGAGGCCGACCGGACCCGACTGGTGGAGACGATCGTCTTCAACGGCATCGTCGACACCACCCATCCGGGCACCGGACAGTCGGTGCGCCCGTGCCTGGTGACGCTGCGGACCAGCCGGGACTCGTTCACCGCGATCAACCTCGGCAAGGTGCTTCCGGCGGCCTGCCTGCGGCACCTGCGGGCCACGATGTCGTCCCGGCCCGAGGATCTGGTGGAGGTCCGGCCGGTGCTGGAGTTCGACGTCGTCGACAAGCGCTTCGTCGACGAGGTCGACGTGCTGGCCGACCTGGACCAGCGGGCCAATCTGCTCACCATGAGCCGGGCCGAGTTCGAGAAGGTGATCCGGGACCTGTTCGGCAGGCTCGGTCTGGAGACCAGGACGACCCGGGCGGCGCCGGACGGCGGCGTCGACTTCGTGGCCTTCGATCCTCGGCCGATCTTCGGCGGCAAGGTGGTCATCCAGGCGCGACGGCACCGTGGCCCGATGGACGTCTCGGCGGTCCGGGATCTCTTCGGCACGGTGCTGGGCGAGGGGGCGACCAAGGGCATCCTCGTCACGACCAGTGGCTACGGTCCGGAGTCGTTCGAGTTCGCCTCGGGCAAGCCGTTGGAGCTGATCGACGGATCGAACCTGCTGCACCTGCTCGCCGAGCATGCCGAGGTCCGGGCCCGGATCGACACGCACGAGAGCTGA